A single region of the Mycobacterium avium subsp. avium genome encodes:
- a CDS encoding PPE family protein, with product MSIYAGLPPEVNSARMYSGPGSESMLAAAAAWNALSAELRSAATDYESAIATLTGEGWFGPSAAKMSAAVTPYLEWLHSTATQAEQAGAQANAAAAAYQAAFAATVPPAVVAANRTQLANLVAGNIFGQNAGLIAANEAQYGDMWAQDAAAMTGYASASNAATQQLTPFTPPRPDTTANGIAAQANTVAQAANDAGSGDPSGGLLAWLGLAPNTNGPGQPGLAGLMNFLDGSDGNVLGSFLNNASVANLSNAFTTSGLLNPTSFVDAAVNLNSINSLNAVDSTTSGLGVLAAGLGGTANLASAAAPGAAAAAEVGQASLVGALSVPPTWGATGAAITPLAATTQVGLGAYHGFGSATPMVMEEAGAVGMPGVPLAGLPGAHEDEFSEPMYGFRPRIIGRPPAAG from the coding sequence ATGTCGATCTACGCGGGACTGCCGCCGGAAGTCAACTCGGCGAGAATGTATTCCGGCCCGGGTTCGGAATCCATGCTGGCCGCCGCGGCCGCCTGGAACGCCCTTTCTGCTGAATTACGCTCCGCCGCAACAGATTACGAGTCGGCGATCGCGACGCTCACCGGCGAAGGCTGGTTCGGACCGTCCGCGGCGAAGATGTCGGCGGCGGTCACGCCGTATCTCGAGTGGCTGCACAGCACCGCCACGCAGGCCGAGCAGGCCGGGGCCCAAGCCAACGCGGCCGCCGCCGCCTACCAGGCCGCGTTCGCCGCGACCGTGCCCCCGGCCGTCGTCGCGGCCAACCGCACCCAGCTGGCGAACCTGGTGGCCGGCAACATCTTCGGGCAGAACGCCGGATTGATCGCGGCCAACGAGGCCCAATACGGCGACATGTGGGCGCAGGACGCCGCCGCCATGACCGGCTATGCCAGCGCCTCGAACGCGGCCACCCAGCAGCTGACGCCGTTCACCCCGCCGCGCCCGGACACCACCGCCAACGGCATTGCCGCCCAGGCCAACACGGTCGCCCAAGCCGCCAACGACGCCGGCAGCGGGGATCCCTCCGGCGGCTTGCTCGCCTGGCTCGGCCTGGCGCCCAACACCAACGGACCCGGCCAGCCCGGGCTCGCGGGACTGATGAACTTTTTGGATGGATCCGACGGGAATGTGTTGGGAAGCTTCCTCAACAACGCCTCGGTCGCCAACCTCTCCAACGCCTTCACCACCAGCGGGCTGCTGAACCCGACCTCGTTCGTCGACGCGGCGGTCAACTTGAACTCCATCAACTCGCTGAACGCCGTCGACTCCACCACGTCGGGACTGGGCGTGCTGGCGGCCGGGCTCGGCGGCACGGCGAACCTGGCGTCGGCGGCCGCGCCCGGTGCGGCAGCGGCGGCGGAGGTGGGGCAGGCGAGTCTGGTTGGGGCCCTGTCGGTTCCGCCGACCTGGGGTGCAACCGGAGCGGCCATCACGCCGCTGGCGGCGACGACTCAGGTCGGCCTGGGCGCCTACCACGGCTTCGGCTCGGCCACCCCGATGGTGATGGAAGAGGCTGGGGCAGTGGGCATGCCGGGAGTGCCGCTGGCGGGCCTCCCCGGTGCGCATGAGGACGAGTTCTCCGAGCCGATGTACGGGTTCCGCCCGCGCATCATCGGCCGCCCGCCGGCCGCCGGGTGA
- a CDS encoding DUF732 domain-containing protein, protein MRALALLAGAAALVGMAIPAHADSDDDAFLAALNKAGITYPDPTRAIRAGQKVCDLAGSGTTELDIIRDVHELNPAFSTAKAALFVQAAAGAYCPDRLSISDGGTNPHSNS, encoded by the coding sequence ATGAGAGCCCTAGCGCTGCTGGCCGGCGCGGCCGCCCTGGTCGGCATGGCGATACCGGCGCACGCCGATTCCGATGACGATGCGTTCCTCGCCGCCCTCAACAAGGCCGGCATCACCTATCCCGACCCCACCCGCGCGATAAGGGCCGGCCAGAAGGTGTGCGACCTGGCCGGCTCGGGCACCACGGAGCTGGACATCATCCGGGATGTCCACGAGCTCAACCCCGCATTCAGTACGGCAAAGGCGGCCCTGTTCGTTCAGGCCGCCGCCGGCGCCTACTGTCCCGACCGGCTGTCGATCAGCGACGGCGGCACGAACCCGCACAGCAATAGCTAG
- a CDS encoding PPE family protein gives MLDFGAYPPEYNSGRMYVGAGSGPLLAAAAAWDELAAELQSVGASYGSTVETLTTGPWTGPSSIAMAAAAAPYVAWLQATGAQAEQAGAQAKLAAAAYETAFAATVPPPVIAANRALLATLVATNILGQNTPAIAATEAHYMEMWAQDAAAMYAYAASSASAAQLTPFTEPPRTTNESAGPLQSAAVAQSAAQPGSNTAAHLSQLSATAQPAAQAAGNAASTTAASTQLTTPSFITNWNEFWSVVTGVYSPQSWTTIPGGPFLSFGQAYAWGQNGQGAAAYLAGPKAISGALAPLASGGNAVKPMLSSAVGAGQVSGSMGKAALVGSMSVPQGWTEAAPAIRTLAQVLPGNMAAAPAAMAGEEGVFSQMALSSLAGRAVAAAATRPVGGAASAASSLGGVAAEADPAAATIIVIPCIEE, from the coding sequence ATGCTGGATTTCGGTGCCTATCCGCCGGAATACAACTCGGGGCGGATGTATGTCGGCGCGGGTTCGGGCCCGCTGCTGGCCGCCGCGGCGGCGTGGGACGAGCTGGCCGCGGAGTTGCAGAGCGTCGGGGCGTCGTACGGCTCGACCGTCGAGACGCTGACCACCGGCCCGTGGACCGGGCCCTCGTCCATCGCGATGGCGGCCGCGGCGGCACCGTATGTGGCGTGGCTGCAGGCCACCGGCGCGCAGGCCGAGCAGGCCGGCGCCCAGGCCAAGCTCGCCGCCGCCGCCTATGAGACAGCCTTCGCCGCCACGGTGCCGCCGCCGGTGATCGCGGCCAACCGGGCCCTGCTCGCCACGCTGGTGGCCACCAACATCCTGGGGCAGAACACCCCGGCAATCGCCGCCACCGAGGCGCACTACATGGAGATGTGGGCCCAGGATGCGGCCGCGATGTACGCCTATGCGGCGTCCTCGGCCAGCGCCGCCCAGCTGACACCGTTCACCGAACCCCCGCGCACCACCAACGAGTCGGCCGGGCCGCTGCAGTCGGCCGCGGTCGCCCAGAGCGCTGCGCAGCCCGGCTCCAACACCGCGGCCCACCTGTCCCAGCTGAGCGCGACCGCGCAGCCGGCGGCCCAGGCGGCCGGCAATGCCGCCTCGACGACGGCCGCGTCGACCCAGCTGACGACGCCGAGCTTCATCACCAACTGGAACGAGTTCTGGTCGGTGGTGACCGGGGTGTACTCGCCGCAGTCATGGACCACCATCCCCGGCGGCCCGTTCCTGTCGTTCGGCCAGGCCTACGCCTGGGGCCAGAACGGGCAGGGTGCCGCCGCGTATTTGGCCGGGCCGAAAGCGATTTCGGGGGCGTTGGCACCGCTGGCCAGTGGCGGCAACGCCGTCAAGCCCATGCTCAGCTCCGCGGTCGGGGCGGGGCAGGTGTCGGGGTCGATGGGCAAGGCCGCCCTGGTCGGCAGCATGTCGGTGCCGCAGGGCTGGACGGAAGCCGCCCCGGCGATCCGGACCCTCGCCCAGGTGCTGCCCGGCAACATGGCGGCGGCACCCGCCGCGATGGCCGGCGAAGAGGGCGTGTTCAGCCAGATGGCCCTGTCCAGCCTGGCCGGTCGCGCCGTCGCCGCGGCCGCCACCCGCCCGGTCGGCGGGGCTGCCTCGGCGGCCAGCTCCCTGGGTGGGGTGGCCGCCGAGGCCGACCCGGCCGCCGCCACCATCATCGTGATCCCGTGCATCGAGGAATGA
- a CDS encoding PPE family protein, whose product MFYGAFPPEFNSGRMYSGPGAGSFVAAATAWQNLAAELQSAAASYSSVLSGLTAGPWVGPSSLAMASAAAPYVAWMQQTAAQAAETAAQATAAATAYEAAFAAHVPPAVIAENRALLAQLVATNIFGQNTAAIAANEAQYGEFWAQDATAMDTYFAASATAANKLTEFGPAPKTTNEAAQPMQAAAVSSAASTPAANVAQTAASAASTTLPYSGPFSGPANLAYLYQTFMTNLFNTVPGGASFYTSMYNAVKVPLGLTTQFNDVGLLVNFPLSQWLKFAPPIGYGALPKDALGAGLGALGFGRGTLYSAISPVAGMGNAGTLVGKLSIPPSWATATPSIRTVAAALSAAGTEAVPAAALGEGSLFSSMGLAGMLGSAVGSGGPTMVRGGVRNRMTAIKDLKDKQSPEQLKRLVAQISEQPESVQHHNVDQENLDALLEQLAKKPGIHAVHLKKGDKSKVLPADAQLG is encoded by the coding sequence ATGTTCTATGGGGCCTTTCCGCCGGAGTTCAACTCGGGCCGGATGTACAGCGGTCCGGGCGCGGGGTCGTTCGTCGCCGCGGCGACGGCGTGGCAGAACCTGGCCGCCGAATTGCAGTCCGCCGCGGCGTCGTATTCGTCGGTGCTGTCCGGCCTGACGGCCGGGCCCTGGGTGGGGCCGTCGTCGCTGGCCATGGCGTCGGCGGCCGCGCCGTACGTGGCCTGGATGCAGCAGACCGCCGCGCAGGCCGCCGAAACCGCGGCCCAGGCCACCGCGGCGGCCACCGCCTACGAGGCCGCGTTCGCCGCGCACGTCCCGCCCGCCGTGATCGCCGAAAACCGCGCCCTGCTGGCGCAATTGGTGGCGACGAACATCTTCGGGCAGAACACCGCCGCCATCGCCGCGAACGAAGCCCAGTACGGCGAGTTCTGGGCGCAGGACGCCACCGCGATGGACACCTACTTCGCGGCGTCGGCGACCGCCGCCAACAAGTTGACGGAGTTCGGCCCGGCGCCCAAGACGACAAACGAGGCGGCCCAACCGATGCAGGCCGCCGCGGTGTCGTCGGCGGCGAGCACCCCGGCCGCCAATGTCGCCCAGACCGCGGCCAGCGCGGCCAGCACCACGCTGCCCTACAGCGGCCCGTTCTCCGGCCCGGCGAACCTGGCGTATCTGTACCAGACCTTCATGACGAATCTGTTCAACACCGTCCCGGGCGGGGCCAGCTTCTACACCAGCATGTACAACGCCGTGAAGGTGCCGCTGGGGCTGACCACCCAGTTCAACGACGTCGGGTTGCTGGTCAACTTCCCGTTGTCGCAGTGGCTGAAGTTCGCCCCGCCGATCGGCTACGGCGCGTTGCCCAAGGACGCGCTCGGGGCCGGGCTGGGCGCCCTGGGCTTCGGCCGCGGCACGCTGTACAGCGCGATCAGCCCGGTCGCCGGGATGGGCAACGCCGGCACCCTGGTGGGCAAGCTGTCCATCCCGCCCAGCTGGGCCACGGCCACGCCGTCGATCCGGACCGTCGCCGCCGCGCTGTCGGCCGCCGGGACCGAGGCAGTGCCTGCGGCCGCGCTGGGCGAGGGCAGCCTGTTCAGTTCGATGGGGCTGGCCGGGATGCTGGGCAGCGCGGTCGGCTCCGGCGGGCCCACCATGGTGCGGGGCGGCGTCCGCAACCGGATGACCGCGATCAAGGACCTCAAAGACAAGCAATCGCCGGAACAGCTGAAACGCCTTGTCGCACAGATCTCCGAGCAGCCGGAGAGCGTGCAGCACCACAACGTGGACCAGGAGAACCTGGATGCGCTGCTGGAGCAGCTGGCCAAGAAACCGGGGATCCACGCGGTGCACCTGAAAAAGGGCGACAAGTCCAAGGTCCTGCCGGCCGATGCCCAGTTGGGTTGA
- a CDS encoding DUF732 domain-containing protein, with protein MMKRLLAALGASAMIGATIGLAAPAHADPPPVPDGDDGGFVAALQQAGFSFSSPGSAVAAGRAVCSCLNNGEPGLEVVHDVKTHNPGMDMEMASNFALLSAKYYCPHQLSKA; from the coding sequence GTGATGAAACGACTGCTCGCGGCACTGGGTGCGTCCGCCATGATCGGCGCCACGATCGGGCTGGCCGCGCCGGCACATGCCGATCCGCCACCGGTGCCCGACGGTGACGACGGGGGTTTCGTCGCCGCGCTGCAGCAAGCCGGCTTCAGCTTCAGCAGTCCCGGCTCGGCCGTCGCCGCCGGACGCGCCGTGTGCTCGTGCCTGAACAACGGCGAGCCGGGGCTCGAGGTGGTGCACGACGTGAAAACCCACAATCCCGGAATGGACATGGAGATGGCATCGAACTTCGCCCTGCTGTCCGCGAAATACTACTGCCCCCACCAGCTCTCCAAGGCCTGA
- a CDS encoding DUF732 domain-containing protein translates to MRLLLGVGVAAAIALAPPAQADPGVDEAGFLASLRSAGIGYATPQGAIKFAQAVCVSMGNGESGPQLLDELKSQNPGLTNDHATSFLAIAAKYYCPQQLNRS, encoded by the coding sequence ATGAGGCTGCTGCTGGGTGTGGGCGTCGCGGCGGCGATCGCGCTGGCCCCGCCGGCACAGGCCGATCCGGGCGTCGACGAGGCCGGGTTCCTCGCGTCGCTGCGCAGCGCCGGCATCGGTTACGCGACGCCGCAGGGCGCGATCAAGTTCGCCCAAGCGGTGTGCGTGTCCATGGGCAACGGCGAATCGGGTCCGCAGCTGCTCGACGAGCTCAAGAGCCAAAACCCCGGACTCACCAACGATCACGCCACGTCGTTCCTCGCGATCGCGGCGAAATACTATTGCCCGCAGCAACTTAACCGAAGCTAG
- a CDS encoding PPE family protein — translation MDFGALPPEVNSGRMYGGAGSGPLLAAAAAWDALGAELYSFAAAYTSTIAGLTVGSWLGPAATSMSAAAAPFIAWATTTAGRAEQVATQARLAAAAYETAFAATVPPPVIAANRSLLMTLIATNILGQNTAAIAAAEAEYAEMWAQDAAAMYAYAAASAAAAELTPFTEPPRTTESSAAARQSAAVAQSAASDLPAQLSTLIDVTPTMLQGLATTPSAAAATPAASIIEAIYPITAALRPFFAAVTGAYSPIGAIILPGGWWLLSLQALGLAQNAPGVAELLGGGKAIAGGLSPLAPLRGGYVSAVAPDAGGVAGSMGRSTLVGSLSVPPGWTTAAPVLRTVASVLPAASSATAAAMPASGGAVFGEMAAASVAGRALAGAGVRTVGNGTTGAATAAAADGAATTATIIVVPAD, via the coding sequence GTGGACTTCGGGGCGCTGCCACCAGAGGTCAATTCAGGACGGATGTACGGGGGTGCGGGATCGGGGCCGCTGCTGGCCGCCGCCGCGGCATGGGATGCGCTGGGGGCCGAACTGTATTCCTTTGCGGCGGCCTACACGTCGACGATCGCCGGCCTGACGGTCGGCTCCTGGCTGGGGCCGGCGGCCACGTCGATGAGCGCCGCGGCCGCGCCCTTCATCGCCTGGGCGACGACAACCGCCGGCCGGGCCGAGCAGGTCGCGACCCAGGCCAGGCTCGCCGCCGCGGCCTACGAGACCGCGTTCGCGGCGACGGTGCCGCCGCCGGTGATCGCCGCCAACCGCAGCCTGCTGATGACCCTGATCGCCACCAACATCCTGGGCCAGAACACCGCGGCCATCGCGGCGGCCGAGGCGGAGTACGCCGAGATGTGGGCCCAGGATGCGGCGGCGATGTACGCCTACGCCGCCGCGTCGGCGGCAGCCGCCGAGCTGACGCCCTTCACCGAACCGCCGCGGACCACCGAATCGTCCGCGGCGGCAAGGCAATCCGCCGCAGTCGCGCAGAGCGCCGCGTCGGACCTCCCGGCCCAGCTGTCGACCCTGATCGACGTGACGCCCACCATGCTGCAAGGCCTGGCGACGACCCCTTCGGCGGCGGCGGCGACGCCGGCGGCGTCGATCATCGAGGCCATCTATCCGATCACGGCCGCGCTGCGGCCCTTTTTCGCCGCCGTCACCGGCGCCTACAGCCCGATCGGGGCGATCATCCTGCCCGGCGGGTGGTGGCTGCTGTCCCTGCAGGCGCTGGGTCTGGCCCAAAACGCGCCGGGCGTCGCCGAACTGCTGGGCGGCGGCAAAGCCATCGCGGGTGGGCTGTCGCCGCTGGCGCCGCTGCGGGGCGGCTACGTCTCGGCGGTGGCCCCCGACGCCGGCGGCGTGGCCGGGTCGATGGGCCGCTCGACCCTGGTCGGATCCCTGTCGGTGCCGCCGGGCTGGACCACCGCCGCCCCCGTCCTGAGGACGGTCGCGTCGGTGCTGCCGGCCGCGAGCTCGGCAACCGCCGCGGCGATGCCCGCGTCGGGCGGGGCCGTGTTCGGCGAAATGGCCGCGGCGAGTGTGGCCGGACGTGCCCTGGCGGGCGCGGGGGTGCGCACCGTCGGCAACGGCACCACCGGCGCCGCGACCGCTGCGGCCGCCGACGGTGCCGCGACGACCGCCACGATCATCGTGGTGCCGGCGGATTGA
- a CDS encoding PPE family protein — protein sequence MNFALQPPEITSAQLYTGPGAGPMLTAAAAWDALAAELQSAASSYAAVVNGLADEAWAGPSAAAMAAAAAPYVAWLSAASAQARTAAEQATAAASVYESAFAAVVPPAEIATNRARLTMLLASNVFGQNSAAIAAAEAEYGQMWAQDAAAMFGYASASAAATRLAPFTEPPKTTNDAGIAAQAAALGEATGLGAGTAAADATAPPSGIISQLLEALGNASRGYMDFWDQVLNTLTGSPLAGTTWQNTFGILADIGRFSTVANDSMSPINLAMTEFKMFYKLPVEGLDIPKSALGAGLGLRSAGAGLTGAVSVGVGEANSVGRLSVPPTWASATPAIRLASGLAPATAAAAAPAAGIPAGLLGQMALGSVTGGALGAVAPHVGSGRGVRVRAAKPAEPVKLDDVIAKLQRQPEAVQHWNVDKAGLDDLLDRLSKKPGIHAVHVSSGGKPTVTLPDAGPAGSA from the coding sequence ATGAACTTCGCGCTGCAGCCACCCGAAATCACCTCCGCCCAGCTGTACACGGGTCCGGGGGCCGGACCGATGTTGACGGCCGCCGCGGCGTGGGACGCGCTGGCGGCCGAACTGCAGTCCGCCGCGTCGTCGTACGCAGCCGTCGTCAACGGTCTGGCCGACGAGGCCTGGGCCGGCCCGTCGGCGGCCGCCATGGCCGCCGCGGCGGCGCCCTACGTCGCATGGCTGTCGGCGGCCTCGGCGCAGGCCAGGACGGCGGCCGAGCAGGCGACGGCGGCCGCGAGCGTTTACGAGAGCGCGTTCGCGGCGGTTGTTCCGCCCGCCGAGATCGCGACCAACCGCGCCCGGCTCACGATGTTGTTGGCCAGCAACGTTTTCGGGCAAAACTCGGCCGCGATCGCCGCCGCCGAGGCCGAGTACGGGCAGATGTGGGCCCAGGACGCCGCCGCGATGTTCGGTTATGCCAGCGCGTCGGCGGCCGCCACCCGCCTGGCGCCCTTCACCGAGCCGCCCAAGACCACCAATGACGCGGGAATCGCCGCGCAGGCGGCCGCGCTGGGCGAGGCCACCGGCTTGGGGGCCGGTACCGCCGCCGCGGACGCCACAGCCCCGCCGTCCGGCATCATCAGCCAGCTGCTCGAGGCGCTCGGCAACGCGTCGCGCGGATACATGGACTTCTGGGACCAGGTGCTCAACACCCTCACGGGATCCCCGCTGGCGGGCACGACATGGCAGAACACCTTCGGGATCCTCGCCGACATCGGCCGGTTCAGCACGGTCGCCAACGACAGCATGAGCCCGATCAACCTCGCCATGACCGAGTTCAAGATGTTCTACAAGCTCCCCGTCGAGGGCCTGGACATCCCGAAGTCCGCGTTGGGCGCCGGGCTGGGCCTGCGGTCGGCCGGCGCCGGTCTGACCGGCGCCGTCTCGGTGGGCGTCGGCGAGGCGAACAGCGTGGGCAGGCTGTCGGTGCCGCCGACCTGGGCGTCGGCGACCCCGGCCATCCGGTTGGCCAGCGGCCTGGCGCCGGCCACTGCAGCGGCCGCGGCCCCGGCCGCCGGGATCCCGGCCGGCCTGCTCGGCCAGATGGCGTTGGGAAGCGTCACCGGGGGCGCCCTCGGCGCCGTGGCGCCGCACGTCGGCAGCGGCCGGGGCGTCCGGGTCCGCGCGGCGAAGCCCGCCGAACCCGTCAAACTCGACGACGTCATCGCCAAGCTGCAACGGCAACCGGAAGCCGTGCAGCACTGGAACGTCGACAAGGCCGGACTCGACGACCTGCTCGACCGATTGTCGAAAAAGCCCGGCATCCATGCGGTGCACGTGTCCAGCGGCGGCAAACCGACCGTGACCCTGCCCGACGCCGGGCCGGCGGGAAGCGCATGA
- a CDS encoding DUF732 domain-containing protein gives MKRVLALLGIGAAALGYAAPARAEPQGDDAAFLASLDQSGITYSSPVQVIASAKAVCGLMGRGETGLQVVTDIKDQNPGMTMDGAAQFAALASNAYCPHHLAPKGG, from the coding sequence ATGAAACGCGTGCTCGCGCTGCTCGGAATCGGCGCCGCCGCACTCGGATACGCCGCGCCCGCGCGCGCCGAGCCGCAGGGCGACGACGCCGCGTTCCTGGCCAGCCTCGACCAGTCCGGCATCACCTACAGCAGCCCGGTCCAGGTCATCGCGTCCGCCAAGGCCGTGTGCGGGTTGATGGGCCGGGGCGAAACGGGGCTGCAGGTCGTCACCGACATCAAGGACCAGAATCCCGGCATGACGATGGACGGCGCCGCCCAATTCGCGGCGCTCGCCTCGAACGCCTACTGCCCCCACCATCTCGCGCCCAAAGGCGGTTAG
- a CDS encoding MgtC/SapB family protein: METLSAVDFLLRLGVGVGCGALIGLERQWRARRAGLRTNALVAAGATLFVLYAAATSDTSPTRVASYVVSGIGFLGGGVILREGVNVRGLNTAATLWCSAAIGVLAASGHLVFAAIGTGTVIGIHLLGRPLGRLIDRDSSADEDESLLPFLVQVVCRPKHEKYARAQIVQHAGGNDITLRGIHTGHPADDELTLTAHLLMNGDAPARLERLVAELSLQPGVRAVQWYAGDEAQASDDRR; this comes from the coding sequence GTGGAGACGTTGAGCGCCGTCGATTTCCTGCTCCGGCTGGGCGTCGGCGTGGGCTGCGGCGCCCTGATCGGGCTGGAACGGCAATGGCGCGCCCGTCGCGCGGGATTGCGCACCAACGCGCTGGTCGCCGCGGGCGCCACACTGTTCGTCCTCTACGCCGCCGCCACCTCGGACACCAGCCCCACCCGGGTGGCGTCCTACGTGGTCTCCGGCATCGGGTTCCTGGGCGGTGGGGTGATCCTGCGGGAAGGCGTCAACGTCCGCGGCCTCAACACCGCCGCCACCCTGTGGTGTTCGGCGGCGATCGGCGTGCTGGCCGCGTCCGGACATCTGGTGTTCGCCGCGATCGGCACCGGCACGGTGATCGGGATTCATCTGCTGGGACGCCCGCTCGGCCGGCTAATCGACCGGGACAGCAGCGCCGACGAAGACGAAAGCCTGCTGCCGTTTCTGGTGCAGGTGGTGTGCCGGCCCAAACACGAGAAGTACGCCCGCGCCCAGATCGTCCAGCACGCCGGCGGCAACGACATCACGCTGCGCGGCATCCACACCGGCCATCCCGCCGACGACGAGCTCACCCTGACCGCGCACCTGCTGATGAACGGCGACGCCCCGGCCCGGCTGGAGCGGCTGGTGGCCGAACTGTCCCTGCAACCGGGTGTGCGGGCGGTCCAGTGGTACGCCGGCGACGAGGCGCAGGCGTCCGACGATCGGCGCTGA
- a CDS encoding TetR/AcrR family transcriptional regulator, whose translation MGKRQQSREQVEARIIELGRRQLVDRGAAGLSVRAIARDLGMVSSAVYRYVSSRDELLTLLLVDAYSDLADTVDRAREAAGEQWSDDVIAIARATRRWAVEHPACWALLYGSPVPGYHAPPERTVAAGTRVVAALFDAVAAGITTGDIRLTNDPAPQPMSSDFERIRHEFGFPGDDLVIAKCFLLWAGVLGAISLEVFGQYGADTLTDVEAVFDAQLRLLVDVLTRH comes from the coding sequence GTGGGCAAACGCCAGCAGTCCCGGGAGCAGGTCGAGGCGCGCATCATCGAACTCGGTCGCCGCCAACTGGTGGACCGGGGCGCGGCCGGGCTGTCGGTCCGCGCCATCGCCCGCGACCTGGGCATGGTGTCCTCGGCGGTGTACCGCTACGTGTCCAGCCGCGACGAGTTGCTGACCCTGCTGCTGGTGGACGCCTATTCCGACCTGGCCGACACCGTGGACCGGGCCCGCGAAGCCGCGGGCGAACAGTGGAGCGACGACGTCATCGCCATCGCGCGCGCCACCCGGCGCTGGGCCGTCGAGCACCCGGCATGCTGGGCCCTGCTCTACGGCAGCCCGGTTCCCGGGTACCACGCGCCCCCCGAACGCACCGTTGCCGCCGGCACCCGGGTGGTCGCGGCGTTGTTCGACGCCGTGGCGGCGGGGATCACCACCGGCGATATCCGGCTGACCAATGACCCTGCGCCGCAACCGATGTCATCCGACTTTGAACGGATCCGGCACGAATTCGGCTTCCCGGGCGATGACCTGGTGATCGCCAAGTGCTTTTTGCTGTGGGCGGGGGTGCTGGGCGCGATCAGCCTCGAGGTGTTCGGACAGTACGGGGCGGACACGCTAACCGATGTGGAAGCCGTCTTCGACGCCCAGCTGCGGCTGCTGGTCGACGTGCTGACCCGGCACTGA
- a CDS encoding VOC family protein, which translates to MTLPVQSPTQIAWVTGDLDATETALTGLLGVRKWVRIPDVHFAADACSYRGKPADFVASISLSYLGDMQLELIQPVRGENIYSDFLSDGGPGLHHICVEADSPEQLAEALARAGERGAPVVQQGVMPGGIHFAYVSAPQAGVPFVEFAYIAPEMRAFYDYIKQQQR; encoded by the coding sequence ATGACGCTTCCCGTGCAGTCGCCGACGCAGATCGCCTGGGTCACCGGCGACCTGGATGCCACCGAAACGGCCCTCACCGGCCTGTTAGGTGTGCGCAAGTGGGTGCGGATACCGGACGTGCACTTTGCTGCGGATGCCTGCAGCTACCGGGGTAAGCCCGCCGATTTCGTCGCGAGCATCTCGCTGAGCTATCTCGGCGACATGCAATTGGAGCTGATCCAACCGGTACGTGGCGAGAACATCTATAGTGACTTTCTGTCCGATGGCGGGCCGGGGTTGCACCACATCTGCGTCGAGGCCGACAGCCCCGAGCAGTTGGCCGAAGCGCTGGCGCGGGCCGGCGAGCGGGGCGCCCCGGTGGTGCAGCAGGGTGTGATGCCCGGCGGAATCCACTTCGCCTATGTCTCGGCGCCGCAGGCGGGAGTTCCGTTCGTGGAGTTCGCCTACATCGCGCCCGAGATGCGGGCGTTCTACGACTACATCAAACAGCAGCAGCGGTGA